The Roseimicrobium gellanilyticum DNA segment TCCACCCTACTGTACGACCTAAAGTGCTCGGTGGGCATAACCCGAAGGACCAACTCTATCGGATCAAAGAGAGCGATCTAGGTCCCAACCTCAGATATGTTCCAGATCCACCGGTTCCCGGCGAACTTCCTCATGGTACGGTGCAACCAACACAAAAGGTGCCCTTTGAAAAGTATGAGCAGGATCTTAAGGGCACACGCTTGAAATGGGAGCGGGTAGACCCCAATAATTACATTAAGCGCATACCACCTGAGGTGCAGGCATGGCTGACTTAACTTTGTGAATTGCAAGTGCCAGCCCAGACACGTATCCTTTGATGAACTACACAAGCTAACCATCCAAACAAATCTGCCGTGAGCGACCTTGATTATTGGCGCGAAGAATTGATGAAGGCCATTGCCACCGAAGACTTCATCATTGAGGGACGATGTGTTCTCATTCGGATGCGCGATGCGGGAATTCTCAAACAGGCTGCGTACGACCTTTTCATCAAGATGTTGGTCGAAGGAGAAGGTGTTCTTACGGAGGATGAAGATGATCGCCTTAGAGAATTATCGGGAGTTGCTTACGGACACTGCGCTCCTTCATTTAGGGTATGGAATAAATAGATGAACGCACGCGCCAACCAATGGCATTGGCTGTGCCAACCCATTTGGAAAAGATGAAGCACAGATAGCTTCTCGGCTATGAACGCTCGTGTGTTGGTAAGACCCTGAATGTTGAACCGCCTGCGCTTTCTACGTCACTGTCGGCAGTCCCCGCATCCCAACCCTCACTGTTCTGTTTTATCTGAGCCAAAGTTTGCCTACTTCAAACTGAACATCCCAATGCAAAGCCCGCCACGAATGCAATGGTCCTGGTTAACCTCCCGATGTGCTCGCTGGCGCGCGATGAGCGCTGGTGCGGCATGTCGGAAATAGAGCACATCTATGAAACTCAAGGGCGTTGTATTGGGGATTTTCCTCCTGTTGAGCATTTCTGCATGCAATCCAGCAGCAAAAGGCAGCTCGATTCGCCTTACGGCAGAGGAATTGTATGCTTTGATGAATGAGGGAAAGAGCAACGTTGGTGCCGGGCTCAGTCCTGATAAGGTAGTTGAGCTAATTGGCGAGCCTTATAACGACCGGACTGAAGTCGTTTGGATGTGGTCCTTTGATAAACCTCGCCCGAGTGATTCAAGGAGTTGGCGTGCCTTTTTGGACGATGAAGCGCTTTTTATCATGTTTGTGAATGGGGAAACCATTTCTGAGCCTAGAAGCACGGCGTCTGTGTACCCGTGGGAGTTCTACGCCGCCCGAATGAAAATCGCCGAGGTTGCTGTTCCCGAGGCGTATCAGCGGGGGAAATGAGTGGATGCAGGGCCAAGTGTGCGAGACTCTGACTGCTGAGCCGCCTACGTTTTCCGCGACGCCCGGCAAAGTACCCTTCCCGCTTTTACGTTTACCTTGTGCTCCTTTGGGTGTAAAGTCACCCTGAGCGAGTTCCAAAAAACGATAGTTCGTTTGGCCGACTTTTAAGTCTTTCCCTGCCTGCATAAGCTTTCTAATGCTGGACTGCCAATGAAAGAATTTGAAAGAGTAGCGGGAAAATCTGCCCGCGTTTTTGGAATGGGGGCTTTGGTTTTTGTCCTGTACATATTCATTTACCCAGCGTATCGGATTCTTACGTATGTTCGTGTTCTCCCCGAGGACGGCATATTTGGAGGTGTACTCTATTACATGTTTTTGCCGTTGTTGATGATGGAGGAGTGGTACCCTCCCGCTAATGATTTGTTCGATTGGCTCATGGGGATCTATATTTCCCCTTTCACAGATATGTTCAAGGGTATGTAGTAATACAATGTGTCTATCCCGAATGGCAAAATGAACGCACGAGCCCACCAATGGCATTGGCTGTGCCAACCCATTTGGAGAATGAAACACAGATGTCTTCTCGGCTATGAACGCTTGTGTGTTGGTGAGACCCTGAATGCTGAACGCCACGCTTTGATTTGCTGTCTCCGCCTGCCAAAGCGTGGCACGCAGGAGTGCATCCCTACCGTCCTTCTTGTCCAAGCACTGGCACGATGAACCATGACGGGAGTGATGGAGCACCTTGGTCGTGCTGTTCCGGCGAAACGAAATGCCAACTGAAGGTTTGCGGTGCTCGGTGCCAGGGCGGGTGGCCCCGCCTTGTCCCAATGCAGTTGTCCCCCGGAGGCACTCCCCCCCCCCGCACAAGCACGCTTGCGAAAGAGGGGGCGTCTCTGCTAGCATCCGGCAAATGGTCCGGACAAAAATCCGCCCTGTCCTGCTCTGCGCGCTGGTGGTGCTGCTGCCGTGGGTGACGCCCGTTTCTACGTGTGCCCAGGATATCCGGCACGCGTACGGGCACTGGAAGGTGGATGCTTCCGAGACGGCGCGGCTGAATCCCTTCGCCTCGGAGGCGATGCTCATTCTGTTCACGAAGGACGTGACGGAGAATCCTTTCATCCTCAGCATCAATGAAAAGGACTTCATCACGACCAGCAGGCTGAAGGTCATTCACGATACGTATGAAGTGGCGGGTGCTGAGAAGGGGGTGGTCACGCTCAGCCTCACTTCCAAGGACAAGCCTGAGACCCGGCAGCGCCTCCTGAAGATGCAGCCCAAGGGGGATCGCCTGTATCTCGACTATCGTGATACGGGCAGGTCCGGATTGCTGGTCGTCTTCGTCAAGGCACGTGAGGAGGAGAAGCAGTATCCACCAACCCGGTGATGGGCTTCGTGTGCCGCCAGACAGGGATTTGAGGTATTCTTCCTATGAGCAAAACACATCGGCACAAACGCACCGCGGCTCCCGGCGAGTGGGCCTCGCGCAATCGCAGTTACGTCGTGACGCTGGGCTTGATCTCCTCCGCCCTGGCTTTCCTTCTTTGGAAGCTGCAAGGGGCTGACGCGCACCAGTGGCCGGTGTGGAAGTGGGCTCTCTTCTATGGATGTGCTGCCCTGGGCGTGGTCTTCATCGGTGCGGGCTTCTTCGCCGGTCAGGGAGTCGTCAAGCGGGTGGCAACGTACACCTCGCTCTCGTGGGTGACATTTCCCGTGCGGTTGCTGGCGCTGCCTGTGCAGCTGGTGTTGTCGGTCTTTGACCGGACGAGGTGAGGGCCACCGGAAAGTGCTGGTTTCGGGCCCGTAAGATTGTATGGTAGCGTCGGTAAACCCGACTGGTGTCATGGACTCTTCCGGCTTCTTCATCATCTTTGTCCTGTTTGCGTTGTTCGCCGTCGTCTTTCGGCTTGTTGCAGGCACCTTCGATGGGGAACGGGTGGAGTCCTACATCCAAGACATGGGTGGGCAGCTCCTCGACAAGAGCTGGGACCCCTTTGGCCCGGGCTGGTTTGGGGAGAAGGACTCACGCATCTACGCCATCGTGTACCGGGACAGGCTCGGACACGTGCACCGCGCCCATGTGAAGACCTCCATGCTCAGCGGGGTGTACCTGACGAATGACGAGATCATCACCGACCCACAGGCCGCACCAGCGGAGGCTGGCAGGCCCGTGTATTCCGCGGAGTCGATTGAGCGTGAGAAGGCCCAGCTGCGCAAACGGCTCGCGGATCTGGAAGAGCTCTCCAGACGCGATGGCCCGCGTACGGAGAGGTTGGGGTAGTTGTCCCTTCAGCGTCCATGGCGTTTCGTGTGCCAATGGCGTCACATCGTACGTGTGTGAGTTTCTCAAAGGGTGTGACGATTGTGAGCGCTCGTCTCTTGCCGGTTGAAACCAAGGCGGCGTGGAGTCACGGGGACACCTGCGGATGGAATTTTTCCACGGGAGCGTAACCTGTGCACGGATTGTCCGAAAGATGAGTTAAGCCGCTTGCTGTGCTTCGATGGAAGCAAGGTGCGCGGAAGGAATATTGAACCCCCAATGCTCTTTTTATGGCTGGCTCTTCAAAGGAACCCAAGTCACGTGCGACCGGGCACACCACGCCCGAAGCGGAGAAGGAAAAGCTGACACGCGAAAATGACAAGCTCAGCGCCCGGCTCGCCGCCGTGGAAGAAAAGATGGGTCGCATCACGAGGACTCCCACGCTGGGAGACAAGTTCAAAGCTGCGGTGCTGCCGAAGAAACATGACCCGCTGGCAAAACTTGCCATGGAAAGGGAGCAACTCATCCAGTCACTTCGTACCAATCGCGAGCAGCAGGAGGCGGTTGCAAGCAAGCTGAACCCACCACCGAAGGTAAGGTTCGCGGAGGAGCCGGAGACACTGGGCCCGAAGAACACGGTGTCTGGCCCATCGCTGACACCTTCCCAAAGTCCGACGACGAATGTCACTCCGCCTCTCTCGCAAGAGGAAGACCCACTTCGTCATGATGTTTCGAACGGCTATCAGGTGGATACTCGCGTGCGGAGCTTCAACCTCCCGCAGGAGGAGAGTCCGCTCCGACAGGATGTGTCGGACGGGTATCAAGTGGATAACCGCACGCGTAGTTTCACTCCCTCTCAGAAAGTCGATGGCCCGTTGAAGGGGGATGTTTCGAAGGGTTATGTGGACGCGGACGTGAATGTGAGTTCCGGAACCACGTCTGTTTCCCAGAACAACGCCCTCCGCGGGGATGTCTCGGGTGAGACGCTGCGTGCTCCATTCACAAGCACGAAAGGCTATATCGATATCTCGGGTGAGCCCATTGAGGAGGACGATCTTCAGCCCGACGTTGTACAAACCAGCATTGAGGATCCCTACGCGGAGACCAACGAGGAGGCGAGGCTCATCGCCGTGTCGGAGCAGGAGTCGTTGCAGACCGGTGTTGGCGACGTGGCTCAGGAAGAAGGCCAGGTGATCGGGACGAAGAAGCCTGAGGGCGCCACCTTCAAGATGAAATCGCTCGAGAAGCAGTATCTCGAGAAAGAGAAGAATGCACCCTCCACGACCGTGAAGATCGATGGCAAGGAGGTGACGGTGCGTGAGAAGGAGTGGCTGTTCGAAGTGGCCAATGAAAAGAGGCGCCAGGATGGAATGCCCGAGATCACCGAGGAGGAATGGGACAAGAATCTGGCGCACAGGCAGGCCACCACCCAGTACTTCAATGACGAGCAACGTTCCAAGCATGAGGTCAACGTGAAGGGTGGCAAGCTGCAACAGGGCTCAGGAAAGATGAAGCACGGCTCGCATGTCTTCGTGATGAATGGCGAGGGCCAGATCTACGCGAAGCAGGACATCTCCAGTGCGATGGACCAGCGTGGCCGGAAGGCACACGTGCACCATTCCAGCTTCCTCGCCGGCGAGGATGTCGCGGGTGCAGGTGAGCTTGAGGTCCGCAGGGACGGGACGCTCAAGGGCGTGACTGACCGCAGCGGCCACTACAAACCTGGTGAAGAGCAAACGAAGCAAGCGCTAGAAACCCTCGAGCACCAGGGCGTTTCCATGGACAACGTCAAGTTCACCATGGACCGTGGTGAGGAGAAGACGACCGGTATGGCCAAGGAGTTCCTCCAGGGTCAGGTGACACCGGAAGAACAGCAGCATCGGCAGGAGCGTATCGATTCCGGCAAGAGCGTGAGCGACGTCAGCGGAGCGATGGAGAAGACCTTCAAAGAGCGCCACAACGTGGTGGATGAAGTGCGAAAGAAGGGCGAGTCTGTTCGTGACTCGCTACGCAAGACAGACAATGCCGCGAAGAATGAAACAAGACTGCAGCAGGGGATGGGGAAGGTCGTGACGACTCCGAAGAAGGGGGTGTAGGTGGAGTAGACTGGGCTTATGTTAGATGGCGTCTTGATCTTTCCTGGGCCGTCGAGAGTAGGCATGCGCTGTTTGGGAGAGACTGGCGGATCGCAGGGCAATTGACGGAGGAGAATACGTGACGAGTGTGGCGCATGATCCGCTTCCTCCTTCACCAGGGTATTCTTTCGGCTCTAGTGCCCCTGCTGGCTCTTGTGACGTCTTGTTCCAAGCGCGAAGCCTCTTACGAATCACAGTTCAAGCACCTCATTACCGTTCACTACCCGGAAGGAAACTCTCTTGTCGGATTTGAGGAGAAGAAGCAGAAGATCGATAGGGACCTCCGCGCGACGAAGGCTGGATTTGTTTCAGGCGTGCTATGTGGTGGAAATAGCGTGGATTTCCTGAGTATTGATACTGACTTCGATCTCGTTGACGAGCAGCGCTTGATTGAGCGCTATGTTGAAAACGGGTGGCTTCCTGCAGAGACCAAAGTTGAATACGAGCGCGATCCGAATGGTGATTCGCACTAGGCAAGAACCTCCCGCACCACCCGTCCCTCATCCGCAGGCCCGATGAGCCGCTGGTTGAGGCCCTGGTAGCGGTAGCTGAGGCGTTTCGCATCAAAGCCGAGTTGGTGGAGGATGGTGGTCTGCAAATCACGGATGGTGACTTTGCCTTCGACGACGTCGTAGCCGAGTTCATCCGTGGCACCGTGGACGACACCGCCTTTCACTCCGCCGCCGGCCATCCACATGCCGAAGCAGTTGGGGTGGTGGTCGCGGCCGAGGAACTTGCTGCCGCCGCGCGCTTCATTCATGGGCGTGCGGCCGAACTCACCGCCCCATACCACGAGGGTGCTCTCCAGCATGCCGCGTTGCTTGAGATCCTTCACGAGAGCGGCGCAGGCCTGGTCGACGTCCTTGCACTTCTCGGGGAATTTGTTCACGAGGTCATCGCCCTTGCCGGTACCGTGGATGTCCCAGCCCCAGTCAAAGAGCTGGATGTAGCGCACACCATTCTCGACGAGACGACGGGCCAGCAGGCAATTGTTGGCGAAGGAACCTTCACCCGGCTTCGCGCCATACATGTCGAGGATGTGCTTCGGCTCGCGGGTGATGTCGAAGGCTTCGGGCACCGCGGCCTGCATGCGATAGGCCAGCTCGTACTGCGCGATACGGGTGACGGTTTCCGGATCGCCAAACTGCTGTGCTTCGAGTTGGTTCAGCTTCGCCAGCGCATCCAGCGTGCGACGCCGTGAGTCGCGGCTCATGCCCTCGGGATTGCTGGAGAAAAGGATGGGCTCACCGGTGGTGCGGCACTGCACGCCCTGGTACACGCTGGGGAGGAAGCCGCTGCTCCAGAGGCTCTTCCCGCCCGTGGGATCCGTGCCTCCACTGAGCAGAACCACGAAGCCGGGAAGGTCGGCATTCTCACTGCCGAGCCCATAGGTGGCCCAGGAACCAATGGCGGCGCTGCCCGCACGCATGTTGCCTGTGTGCACAAACAGTTCCGCCGGCGCGTGATTGAATTGGTCCGTGGTCATGGAGCGGATCACCGCCACCTCATCCACGATCTGCATGAAGTTCGGCATGAGCTCGCATACTGGCAGGCCATTGCCGCCTGCTTGCTGGAACTTGTGAGGATGGCCGAGCATCTTCGGCAGGCCCTTGATGAAGGCGAAGCGCTTGCCCTTGATGAGCGACTCCGGGCAGTCCTGCATGTTCAGCTCATTGAGCTTCGGCTTGTAGTCGAAGAGGTCGAGTGTCGGCGGTGCGCCACTCATGTGCAGGTAGATCACCGCGCGTGCTTTTGCGGGTATCGGTGGCTCCTTGATGGCAAGCGGGTTTGCGCCACCGACCGGAAGCGCGGAGGCCTGCGCACCATGATGCAGCAGGCTCTGCAACGCGATGGCACCCAATCCCACACCACTGCGCGTGAGGAACGTGCGGCGTGTCTCTGCCTGCAGGCGTTGGAGTTCAAGGTGAGCGTTCATGGAGCGACAGTGAGGAGATCGATGACCGGTGATGAGCAAATTCGAAGCTCGTCCCGGAGGGACGCTGGATGGTAGCCGGTGGTGCAGGGAGCCTCAGCGACCGCAACCACCGGATCCTGCGTGTGATTTGATGGCGTCCCGGAGGCGACGCCGGAAGGCGTACCATGATCATGGAGCGCAGTCGCACCGAGAATGGCCACCCCTTCCGCCGTCCCTCCGGGACGGTAGGCAATGATGCGTGTGGATCCGGTGGTTCCCGGCCTGATTACAGGCCTCCACCACCGGCTACCATCCGGCATCCCTCCGGGACGAATGCGAGGTGTGCTGAACTGAATCATGAAGTTGGCGCCATGAAATTGGAGAAATAGTTCAGCCTTTGGTGAGCACGCCATCGAGATTGAGCAGCACATTCGCGACGGCGGTCCAGGCGGCGGCTTCGGCGGGTGGGGTGCTGGGTGAGTATCCTTTCTCTGCAGGCAAGGTCGTGCTGGTGGAGAGCTTCTTCGCATCTTCGGGATTCGCCTCGTAGTTCGCGAGCTCCTGCTGGTAGAGCTGCACCAGCGTGGTGACCTGCTCGTCGCTTACCGGACGAGCAAGGCACAATTCCAGGCCGAACTTCACGCGGGCTTCCACAGTGGTACCACCCTCACGCAAGATGCGCGCGCCGAGCGCCTGGGCCATTTCCACATAGGCTGGATCGTTCAACGTCACGAAAGCCTGTAGCGGAGTGTTCGTCGGCAGGCGACGCATGGTGGAGTTCTCACGACTCGGCGCATCGAAGGTGGCCATGCTGGGATACGGCACCGTGCGGCGCCAGAAGGTGTACAAGCCGCGGCGATAGCGGTCTTCTCCCTTGCTTGTTTCCCACGAGCGCTGGCCGTTGAAAGCGGCACGCCACAGACCATCGGGTTGCGGAGGGTAGACACTGGGTCCGCCCATCTTCGGCGAAAGCAGACCGCTCAAGGCGAGGGCTTGATCGCGCACCTGCTCCGCGTCGAGACGGCGGCGTGGGTAGTGGCTGAGCCATTCGTTGCGTGGATCCTGCTTCATCGCCTCAGCAGTAGGGCGTCCTGTTTGCCGGTACGTGCGGCTCATCACGAGCTCACGTATCATCGCTTTCATATCCCACTTCAAATCCATGAACTGGACTGCGAGATAATCGAGCAGCTCCGGATGTGTGGGCAAGGTGCCCTGCGTGCCAAAGTCCTCTTCCGTCTCCACGAGCCCTCGTCCGAACAATTGCGCCCACAGACGATTCACTGCCACGCGCGCGGTGAGAGGGTTATCACGCGACATCAACCAATGCGCCACGGTAAGGCGTGAGGCGGGTCCTGTTTCCGGTGCTTTGTGAAAGGACTTCAGCAAGGCCGGCTCCACCTTGTCACCAGGCATGAGGAAGTTGCCTTTGACGAGGAAGTGGCTTTCACGCTGTTTGTCCTTCGCGAACTCCTTCATCACGGGAACCGCGAGCGGCTTGATACCCGCCAGCGTCTTTTGTTTGGCTTCAAGTTCCTTGCGGGTGTCGGCAAGGGTCTTGGACATGGGCTTGTAATAGGCGAGCAGCGCCGCGGCATCCGCAGGACTGCGGTCCTTGGCGGGCATGGCCAGAATATTCCGGATGTTCTCCGGCATCGCAGGCTGCGGCACAGCATCCGTGGTGATGGAGATGCGATAGCGCCCCAGTGTGTGATTCGAGCCATAGTGCTGGGCGAGCGTGAAGGTGAGCTTCGTGTCCTTTCCGGCGTCACCGAATGGGCGTGCCGCCACAAACACCGCACGGTGGTCTATGCCAAAGCTCGGCCCCACGGCCCAGCCGGTATCATCCTTGCCATCGATGGCGTGCTTCACGAAGTAGTCCTGCTGCTCAAAGTCAGCCGTTGCATCTTTGAAGGCAATCTGCGTCGGACCGCCGAGGGTGAAGCTGGCGCTGGGATTCGGTTCACTGGCTTGTTGGGCCCGGAAGATTTCCTGACGGTTTCCGCCCAGGGCAGTCACGACAAAATTCTCCGTGCGCTTGCTCGTGCCGCCATCGGTACGATTCCACACGGTCACAGAGTCGATGGGCATCTCGCTCTTCAAGTCGATCTCCCACCAGGGGTCGTCCTGCTGTGCGCAGTGGCTCACGGATTTCCTGGCATAGTCGCCGTCGGTATTGCCATCATTCGCCAGGTTCGCTGGGCCACTGAATCCGGTGGAGGACTGGCTGGCGGCGCCCAAGGTGGCGACATTCTTGCCTCCAGAGAACACCTGGACTTCTGCCAGGTGCAGAAGGCGGGCTTTGCCGGGCAGTGACACACGCACGTAACGCGCGCGTTTCGCTGCGGCATTCTTATCCACGGGTGCCGTGCTGAGCTTGAACTCGCTCAGCACAAAGTTCCCTCCACCGGAGCGACCGGGTCCCTTGCCGGGGAGACTGTCGCTCGCAAGTGCCTCCACCATCACCCCGGTGATGCGCTTGCCCTGGGTCGTGGCTTCGAGCGTGTGCACATCGGATTCTGCAGCATCCGCGAGGATGGAAAGGTCCTCCGTCTGCTGGAGCTTCACGCCCTTCTCGGACTTCAGGGAGGTCACTGCAAGCGGCTCCCATTTCGTGGGCTGCTTGATGGTGTTTTCCCATGCGGCGAGTTCCTTTTGAAGCTCAGGGGAGGCCGTTTCATTCATGCGCTTTTCAAGCGCGGCTATTTCTCCCTGGAGTGTCTCTGTCTTCTGCTTCTGCTCAGGCGTTGGCTTCGGGAGTGTGGGGTATTCATCTCCTTTATCGCTGTCTTCCGTCTGGTTGAAGATGGCGAAGAACTCATAATACTCCTGCTGCGTGATGGGGTCGAACTTGTGCGAGTGGCACTGCGCACAGCCGAGCGTGAGGCCCATCCACGTCTGCATGGTGGTGGCAATGCGGTCCTTCACCGCTGCGACGCGGAACTCTTCGTCATCCGTGCCGCCCTCGGTGTTCGTCATCGTATTGCGGTGGAAGGCGGTGGCCACGAGTTGGCTCTCCGTCGCATTCGGCAGCAGATCGCCCGCAATCTGCTCGATGGTGAACTGGTCATACGGCAGGTTGCGATTGAAGGCCTCGATGACCCAGTCGCGATACGGCCAAATATTCAGGCGCAGGGGGTCACTGCCATAGCCCGCGGAGTCCGCATAGCGCGCGATGTCCAGCCAGACACGAGCCCAGCGCTCGCCATAGGCAGGCTTGGCGAGGAAGCGGTCCACCATGCTCGCGTAGGCGGTGTCGCTGGTGTCTTCGAGATAAGCCTTCACCTCCTCTGGGGAGGGTGGCAGGCCCGTGAGGTCCAGCGCCACACGGCGTATCAGGGTGTATCTGTCGGCCTCAGGAGACAGGGCGAGGCCATGTTCCTTTTGCTTCTGCGCAATCCATCCGTCAATCGGGTCCATCTTGCCCCCCGGCATCCGCTTCACTGGCGGGACGAAAGCCCAGTGCTCCGCATACTCCGCGCCCTGTGCGATCCACTTGCGCAAGATTTCAGTCTCCCGCGCGCTCAAAGCGTGACCGTGCTCTGGTGGGGGCATCACCTCATCCGGGTCCTTGGTGAGGATGCGCTTCATCACCTCACTATTATCCGGGTCCTTGGGCTTCACGGCAAAAGTGCCCTTGTGGTCCTTCACCGCCTCATCGCGCAGATCGAGGCGGAGCTTGGCTTTGCGTGAACTCTCATCCGCACCATGGCAGTGGAAGCACTTCTCCGAGATGATGGGCCGCACATCGCGGTTGTAGTCCACGATGGCCGGCACCGGGCGGTTCTTGAAGACATCGCCATGCGGATTCTCCTCCGCGTGCAGCATCTGGCCGAGCCCGGCCATGCTGAGGAGGGCCACCGTGCAGGTGGCGGACGCGTGGAGGCGCGGAGCAGTAGTCATGAGCGGGCAGAAGGAAAAATACGTGCCGGATCCCCCTAGTTTCTCAGACCCTGCCCCGGCAGGCAAGACCCCACCCACCCCGGGGATGGAGCATGCGTTCACAGAACTTTTACAATCCATTCACGCAGAGTTGACTCACGCAATGGCAGGTTGTGGCAGGATCGTCCGCAAGCAGCCAATCGTGCGTGCAGGCTGTGTGCCCCTCCACCTTCATCCAGCCATGAAACTCTACTCCCTAGCTCTGATTGGGCTTTTGGCGACGACAGCGGTCGCCCAGAAAGCGGCACCCCCCGCCGCACCGGCGCCTCCGAAGTATGTTTCTCCCGTATCCACGGAAGACGCCTTCGCCCCAAAGAAGGACCCTCCCCCCAAGCCGCCTGGTGATCCGTATGTGAAAAAGAAACCGGCTGCCCCTAAGCCGGAGGCTGCGCCAGAAGGTGGGGCGGGCGGCGGGGCCGGTGCCTCAGCTGGCCCGGACGCACCTTTTGAGGCGCCCCCGCATCATCTTCTCATGACCTTTGAAACCTACCGGCTGCCACAGGCGGCGGCAGATGGTCTCCTGGACAAAGCAAACACAGATACTTCGCTCTATGAGGGACTGCGCAAGCTGGTCGAAGGCGGGCAGGCAGCTCTCGAGACGGTCATTGCCGTGCCCACCCGATCTGGTCAGCGGGCGAGCATTGAGAGCCATGATGAATTCATCTATCCCTCGGAATTCAAACCTCCCAC contains these protein-coding regions:
- a CDS encoding DUF1501 domain-containing protein, whose product is MNAHLELQRLQAETRRTFLTRSGVGLGAIALQSLLHHGAQASALPVGGANPLAIKEPPIPAKARAVIYLHMSGAPPTLDLFDYKPKLNELNMQDCPESLIKGKRFAFIKGLPKMLGHPHKFQQAGGNGLPVCELMPNFMQIVDEVAVIRSMTTDQFNHAPAELFVHTGNMRAGSAAIGSWATYGLGSENADLPGFVVLLSGGTDPTGGKSLWSSGFLPSVYQGVQCRTTGEPILFSSNPEGMSRDSRRRTLDALAKLNQLEAQQFGDPETVTRIAQYELAYRMQAAVPEAFDITREPKHILDMYGAKPGEGSFANNCLLARRLVENGVRYIQLFDWGWDIHGTGKGDDLVNKFPEKCKDVDQACAALVKDLKQRGMLESTLVVWGGEFGRTPMNEARGGSKFLGRDHHPNCFGMWMAGGGVKGGVVHGATDELGYDVVEGKVTIRDLQTTILHQLGFDAKRLSYRYQGLNQRLIGPADEGRVVREVLA
- a CDS encoding DUF1553 domain-containing protein; amino-acid sequence: MTTAPRLHASATCTVALLSMAGLGQMLHAEENPHGDVFKNRPVPAIVDYNRDVRPIISEKCFHCHGADESSRKAKLRLDLRDEAVKDHKGTFAVKPKDPDNSEVMKRILTKDPDEVMPPPEHGHALSARETEILRKWIAQGAEYAEHWAFVPPVKRMPGGKMDPIDGWIAQKQKEHGLALSPEADRYTLIRRVALDLTGLPPSPEEVKAYLEDTSDTAYASMVDRFLAKPAYGERWARVWLDIARYADSAGYGSDPLRLNIWPYRDWVIEAFNRNLPYDQFTIEQIAGDLLPNATESQLVATAFHRNTMTNTEGGTDDEEFRVAAVKDRIATTMQTWMGLTLGCAQCHSHKFDPITQQEYYEFFAIFNQTEDSDKGDEYPTLPKPTPEQKQKTETLQGEIAALEKRMNETASPELQKELAAWENTIKQPTKWEPLAVTSLKSEKGVKLQQTEDLSILADAAESDVHTLEATTQGKRITGVMVEALASDSLPGKGPGRSGGGNFVLSEFKLSTAPVDKNAAAKRARYVRVSLPGKARLLHLAEVQVFSGGKNVATLGAASQSSTGFSGPANLANDGNTDGDYARKSVSHCAQQDDPWWEIDLKSEMPIDSVTVWNRTDGGTSKRTENFVVTALGGNRQEIFRAQQASEPNPSASFTLGGPTQIAFKDATADFEQQDYFVKHAIDGKDDTGWAVGPSFGIDHRAVFVAARPFGDAGKDTKLTFTLAQHYGSNHTLGRYRISITTDAVPQPAMPENIRNILAMPAKDRSPADAAALLAYYKPMSKTLADTRKELEAKQKTLAGIKPLAVPVMKEFAKDKQRESHFLVKGNFLMPGDKVEPALLKSFHKAPETGPASRLTVAHWLMSRDNPLTARVAVNRLWAQLFGRGLVETEEDFGTQGTLPTHPELLDYLAVQFMDLKWDMKAMIRELVMSRTYRQTGRPTAEAMKQDPRNEWLSHYPRRRLDAEQVRDQALALSGLLSPKMGGPSVYPPQPDGLWRAAFNGQRSWETSKGEDRYRRGLYTFWRRTVPYPSMATFDAPSRENSTMRRLPTNTPLQAFVTLNDPAYVEMAQALGARILREGGTTVEARVKFGLELCLARPVSDEQVTTLVQLYQQELANYEANPEDAKKLSTSTTLPAEKGYSPSTPPAEAAAWTAVANVLLNLDGVLTKG